From the genome of Chanos chanos chromosome 5, fChaCha1.1, whole genome shotgun sequence, one region includes:
- the nop9 gene encoding nucleolar protein 9: MEAQPKKNLKEGRLKRKRSGHGETRQEEGGRGDRNEGVKRKRLDAMSVGYFRRVNERLSDGFTEDEERSLFVENVLLEVKGKATLVAMDMTGSVTLQKLLPLASLTQVGEVLAELGGETGCEFKPVSCDRCGGHVMESALRQMSRWTEEDQTGNTEEETQGEDNGMLEAQVLLLSGVVRENFTEFLRHTHGSHVVRTLIHVLGGCLGPERSDNHSGRKSTTLLTDFEAPDSFWMELKHVFGCLMENMKICVTDAVAGLVLQTMLTVCHSKRPKLCKQLNKGIIGYITSLSSAPGVSPLLVFLKDQASSRLIETVIQLSHKALLRDLYKNHLRGQLVSLALHPIANFPVQKLISASAHLKIFLKVFDELNDGVEAILAAGHMGVIIQLVDSCAQREERQGVMLQRLLEAFHCAKPASRHLSCLPLFLSLLAYEVYYNTETAEGDTVTQRPLGSICYHGSCLVQTLAKFKDRSILMNSLHSLTPADLLTMGTDQFGSHALQSLVTLASDKGKGKILRKLEGQYVQLACSKYGSRLLEAIWNSAPVSQRQNIAQELVPSETQLRSDQFARHVWAKFALAHFVRRRAQWQEIQSGESKKRKMFSDILD, encoded by the exons ATGGAGGCACAGCCAAAGAAGAATTTGAAAGAAGGCAGACTGAAGAGAAAACGGTCTGGTCATGGAGAAACACGTcaagaagagggagggagaggagacagaaacgAAGGTGTAAAGAGGAAGCGACTGGATGCCATGTCTGTGGGTTACTTCCGCAGAGTTAACGAGAGACTGAGTGATGGATTCActgaagatgaagagagat CGCTCTTTGTTGAAAACGTACTGTTGGAGGTGAAAGGAAAAGCCACCCTTGTTGCTATGGATATGACTGGCAGTGTGACTCTGCAGAAGTTACTGCCATTGGCTAGCCTTACTCAAGTAGGCGAAGTCCTGGCGGAGCTGGGAGGAGAGACAGGTTGTGAGTTCAAACCAGTGTCTTGTGACCGCTGTGGTGGTCATGTTATGGAGAGTGCACTGAGACAGATGTCCAGGTGGACAG AAGAGGACCAGACTGgtaacacagaggaggagacacagggagaggatAATGGGATGCTGGAGGCTCAGGTTCTGTTACTCTCTGGTGTGGTTAGAGAGAATTTCACAGAGTtcctcagacacactcatgGCTCCCATGTGGTGCGAACGCTCATACACGTGTTGGGAGGCTGTCTGGGTCCAGAGCGTTCAGATAATCATTCAG GTCGAAAATCTACCACCTTACTGACTGACTTTGAAGCACCTGATTCGTTCTGGATGGAGCTGAAACATGTGTTTGGCTGTCTAATGGAAAACATGAAGA TTTGTGTCACTGATGCAGTTGCTGGTCTGGTGCTGCAGACAATGCTGACAGTCTGTCACAGCAAAAGACCAAAACTTTGCAAACAGCTCAATAAAGGGATCATTGGATACATAACATCTCTCAGCTCTGCTCCTGGTGTCAG tCCCCTTTTGGTATTTCTGAAAGACCAGGCCTCCAGTCGCCTCATTGAAACAGTTATTCAGCTGTCCCATAAGGCTTTGCTTCGTGACCTGTATAAAAACCACCTCAGAGGCCAGTTGGTGTCCCTTGCACTCCATCCCATCGCGAACTTCCCCGTTCAGAAACTGATATCTGCATCAGCCCATCTCAAAATA TTTCTTAAAGTGTTTGATGAGCTGAACGATGGGGTGGAGGCTATCTTGGCTGCAGGTCACATGGGTGTAATAATCCAGCTGGTGGACAGCTGTGCGCAAAGGGAGGAGCGTCAAGGAGTGATGCTACAGCGCCTCCTTGAG GCTTTCCACTGCGCAAAGCCTGCATCCCGTCACCTCTCATGCCTCCcactgtttttgtctctgcttGCCTATGAGGTGTACTACAACACTGAGACAGCAGAGGGcgatacagtcacacag AGACCCCTTGGCTCCATATGTTATCACGGTTCTTGTCTTGTTCAAACCCTGGCCAAATTCAAAGACCGCTCGATATTAATGAACAGCCTGCATAGCCTGACCCCCGCTGACCTTCTGACCATGGGCACTGACCAGTTTGGGAGCCACGCCCTACAGTCCCTGGTGACCTTGGCAAGTGACAAAGGGAAAGGAAAGATACTGAGGAAGCTAGAG GGTCAGTATGTACAACTGGCCTGCTCCAAATACGGCAGCCGTCTGTTAGAAGCAATATGGAACAGCGCCCCTGTCAGTCAAAGGCAGAACATAGCACAGGAGCTTG TGCCCAGTGAAACTCAGCTCAGATCAGATCAGTTTGCCCGACACGTCTGGGCAAAATTTGCCCTGGCACATTTCGTGAGGAGGCGCGCCCAATGGCAGGAAATACAGTCCGGCGAAtcaaagaagagaaagatgtttAGTGACATTTTGGACTAA